In Elaeis guineensis isolate ETL-2024a chromosome 1, EG11, whole genome shotgun sequence, a genomic segment contains:
- the LOC140851446 gene encoding uncharacterized protein → MTNKKCRIPTRMKGTSTYSKTPKEDTPLLLQNKPQHPGIEGTCDRGQQEAIADGMDVDDEDIDDAGVTGGPSRVKDRRCWRQDVCYTVVTVPNGEEVGDRGRRRGGC, encoded by the exons ATGACGAATAAAAAGTGTCGAATACCTACTCGCATGAAAGGCACTTCGACATATTCAAAAACTCCCAAGGAAGATACTCCATTGCTGCTCCAGAACAAGCCTCAGCATCCTGGGATTGAAGGCACATGTG ATCGCGGACAGCAGGAGGCTATAGCCGACGGGATGGATGTCGATGATGAAGACATCGACGATGCGGGAGTAACAGGTGGGCCGTCGAGGGTGAAGGACCGGCGCTGCTGGAGACAGGATGTGTGCTACACGGTTGTCACGGTGCCGAACGGCGAGGAGGTCGGCGACAGAGGCAGGCGGCGGGGTGGATGCTGA